One Spodoptera frugiperda isolate SF20-4 chromosome 10, AGI-APGP_CSIRO_Sfru_2.0, whole genome shotgun sequence genomic region harbors:
- the LOC118277553 gene encoding uncharacterized protein LOC118277553 isoform X8, translating into MNQGGVKNVVTEPTRLENKRERRRGAAGRAAALRRAPSDSDCSGETASLSADSGDRAPRPPPQPTRAGKNRGRRRGSEWEVLEGLKDGQRFEKRPDVFNGYLHKKRKWPLKGWHKRFFVVDGGILVYARSPTDVARGRLHGSVDVGLSVISAKARRRRIDIDADEFIYHLRAKTPDVFRTWLNVLKAHRLYRQHLLTFGARESVPKIHAPLEDLPPTDNSSRTSHESLDTSSGSSDDSPFPRKKELSTDELLHSSYNYYSPMSFSPPIDEEKEYNTPTAQICETHFNEKLFNNHRSLCSMNCVARFRKDQLQRKKSPNISVGSTEAEKQIHSTDLDINSIKTIETVFEDEAKTHRQTSPFRYSESKQPLFSESKVEPTAAYYFFTRNKSRASIINSPMKRSKKSTNLVKYRNYFNEPTLRRPLSKCMLLGKYKMKPEQTDEADSEKIDSSEKSTDREVACETVQTESNEVQVTIIENKALQDAMTTSDYDNITERLMVSIFENAKNTTVTDVKVYIQQVIKDLYDVKFQEVHPVKALFRSLLEYWLKNTTVEPIKTAMRHSRSIDRQSNKYFTKDENLSSVYIGQVSKQTQFHGLSEMLFQYKKKPNTTKPVTKAPDLPPKSPSPRRDTESFEKERRIQELERLLKNTVYMCETTRSNQQRDIKTTKTLINNIGKMSPKMEEVTSTESPNENSNNSSTEKIQQTLNHLISDTSISPDVAREFFSAYLDVLLKEDYKSLSETSSRSSEHTVASKDSKEISCQVQTEAVTKTASKSITTLKEEVSKPKSTEVLKTIDPGQLYLKELLERITTIFSKVKKMEDKTWTNEKQDNVKCDLKHPECKDELGRPVKEYPGKNLIYENYDDNSVVIDLSKYDLEHISMYSDPKVQGIMSISIKLKEKPPTAVENKHAHLSLQFADSERVKTEVQKEMKENWLKYIQNTNSNEIFKKRSKSPDTLIDLNKEFDLKPYSSSSDATSKAYKIVHESEHSIDLSFKSSNTSFLRGLDPKPSFENENTSCYIMSFNKEPTKFQPKKKVRLKDYNGVSKRSPSHSPTKQPELSIFEQPAPRVIDEKFILLLLENLSLLSKNIPSLHKDINNLFMKLRKKHEKILKNCGNIYGLSLLGKIYNEDSDSGACRKEISTQWDVVTCFPVSEEVPITKKAKNTFSCTNLNLKDANISAIDLKLVMNSEVQTKSQCDELMICYDRVPPPSLGDASITGNVVKVHSIHKIKLTEVDKKTNEHATAAPNWIHKITKECSMTTLIKRVLDPEAKIPSSTKATSREYIMKKKKNSSKLRQDLIKEIALLSPSFKVSTQSQTDRRLMRFVREKWLEKDFKVYQLFHSKKYNVTRASSATDSNIEVNASDELKTLYRCSSDPSYCSGLLSPTGGPIRGPQAGFVSGTPGGRLSGWIIESGGPLENASRELGQAQLSVQQLQRLLDALELQQQLHHDTDVSLEGASPNVKKDRRKFGLRKKKSNSKCASVELQASHIDPSSSHMALSALTAPPSPGGGASSVPNSAASLPIAFLSTFLASTLVPCAAARPQSLPGAETLATAPGPASLTSLTPDHQLREDFTVLAKDLVANLKTVVATLVCERGRLRAAMDAAETASTPGAVMAALRTNLTTALQQNSVFRTELRSRLSRIHDASDLAEISSVGPNSDAVNNRQFQQSLSYSSSCVSASEFFDAEEHDSDHKPAEIIAADESGVIELEGDSSSEAGSLSSEEGSASSDNSDGAIVSAEQVTLRAEPGPAAGWSRRTRLPSPRPTPGGPSLWNLLYKNIGKDLSQISMPVTINEPLNMLQRLCEELEYSELLDSAAECKSPIERMALIAAFAVSAYASSAHRAASKPFNPLLAETYECVRDDKGFRFIAEQVSHHPPISACHAESSRWCFWQEARIKTKFWGKSMEFQPTGRVHVKLLTTGDHYSWNKVTTCVHNLFGGQRWVDQYGDMHIACHGTDITCKLNFIKASSWSSSRHEVRGMVQGGGARLRLAGRWSEALYAGDPPAARCLWRPGAMPPEHELYYGFTRFAMELNELEPAMRGTLPHTDTRLRPDQRALEEGDVEAAEQLKHQLEQAQRDRRRDVAAHTAAWFRKTLESGEETWVFNGEYWKAREAGFPDDVAPAIW; encoded by the exons ATGAATCAAGGAGGAGTGAAGAATGTCGTCACAGAGCCGACGCGCCTCGAGAACAAAC GTGAGCGCCGTCGCGGCGCTGCGGGTCGCGCGGCTGCGCTGCGGCGCGCGCCCTCAGACTCGGACTGTTCAGGGGAGACCGCCTCACTGTCCGCCGACAGCGGGGACCGCGCCCCTCGGCCGCCGCCGCAGCCCACGAGAGCTGGCAAGAATAGGGG tCGTCGTCGAGGCAGCGAGTGGGAGGTGTTGGAGGGTTTGAAAGACGGCCAGAGGTTCGAGAAGAGGCCAGACGTCTTCAACGGTTACCTACACAAGAAGAGAAAATGGCCTCTCAAAGGATGGCACAAG CGATTCTTCGTGGTAGACGGTGGTATCCTAGTATACGCTCGGTCGCCGACGGACGTGGCTCGCGGTCGACTGCACGGATCAGTGGACGTCGGCCTCTCCGTCATATCGGCCAAGGCGAGGCGGAGGCGCATCGACATTGACGCCGATGAGTTCATATACCACCTCAGAGCGAAGACTCCTGATGTCTTCCGGACCTGGCTTAATGTGCTGAAGGCTCATAG GTTATACCGACAACATTTGCTAACATTCGGTGCGCGGGAGTCGGTACCGAAGATCCACGCCCCGTTAGAAGATCTACCACCCACAGACAATTCTTCtc GTACCTCCCACGAAAGCCTGGACACTTCCTCGGGCTCGAGCGACGACTCCCCGTTCCCCAGGAAGAAAGAATTGTCCACAGACGAGTTACTCCACAGTAGCTATAATTACTACAGTCCCATGTCATTCTCACCCCCAATAGACGaagaaaaagaatataataCACCAACCGCTCAAATCTGCGAAACACACTTCAACGAAAAACTATTCAATAACCACAGAAGTCTATGTTCCATGAACTGTGTCGCCAGATTCAGAAAAGATCagttacaaagaaaaaaatcgcCAAATATCTCCGTAGGTAGCACTGAAGCAGAGAAACAAATACACAGCACAGATCTAGATATCAATTCTATTAAAACTATAGAAACTGTCTTTGAAGACGAAGCTAAAACTCACAGGCAAACGTCACCGTTTCGGTACTCCGAATCAAAACAACCCTTATTCAGTGAGAGTAAGGTCGAACCTACCGCAGCATACTACTTCTTCACACGCAACAAATCGCGCGCCTCTATTATCAATTCGCCAATGAAGAGGAGTAAGAAATCTACGAACTTGGTAAAGTATAGGAACTATTTTAATGAGCCTACTTTAAGGAGACCTCTAAGTAAATGCATGTTGCTTggcaaatacaaaatgaaacctGAACAAACTGATGAAGCTGATAGTGAGAAGATAGATAGTTCTGAGAAGAGTACAGACCGCGAGGTGGCCTGTGAGACTGTGCAAACGGAGAGCAATGAAGTCCAAGTGACTATCATAGAGAACAAGGCGCTACAAGACGCCATGACGACGTCAGACTATGACAACATCACGGAACGGCTCATGGTGTCCATATTTGAAAACGCCAAGAACACCACTGTGACTGACGTGAAGGTCTACATACAACAAGTGATCAAAGACTTGTATGACGTCAAGTTCCAAGAAGTACATCCAGTGAAGGCACTCTTCAGAAGTCTACTAGAGTATTGGTTAAAGAATACTACGGTGGAACCAATCAAAACCGCCATGAGGCACAGCCGCTCCATAGACAGACAGTCAAACAAATACTTCACGAAAGACGAAAACCTCTCAAGTGTTTACATCGGTCAGGTTTCAAAACAAACACAGTTTCATGGACTCAGTGAAATGCTGTTTCAGTATAAAAAGAAACCGAATACCACTAAACCTGTGACCAAAGCTCCAGATCTACCTCCTAAAAGTCCCAGCCCAAGGCGAGACACGGAGAGTTTcgagaaagaaagaagaatacAAGAGCTAGAACGGTTACTCAAGAACACGGTGTACATGTGTGAAACGACTAGAAGTAACCAACAGAGAGATATTAAAACAACTAAAACCTTGATCAATAACATTGGCAAAATGTCTCCGAAGATGGAAGAGGTTACTTCAACCGAATCCCCTAACGAGAACTCTAATAATTCTTCTACGGAAAAGATACAGCAAACTTTAAACCATCTTATAAGCGATACTTCAATATCCCCTGATGTAGCTAGGGAGTTCTTTAGTGCGTACTTAGACGTTTTACTCAAAGAAGATTACAAGAGTCTATCGGAAACTAGTTCACGGTCCAGTGAACATACAGTCGCTTCTAAAGATTCTAAAGAAATTTCCTGTCAAGTGCAGACGGAGGCTGTCACGAAAACGGCCTCAAAAAGCATCACAACGTTAAAAGAAGAAGTATCGAAACCAAAGTCAACTGAAGTCTTAAAAACCATAGATCCGGGACAACTGTACCTCAAAGAGTTATTAGAAAGAATAACAACAATATTCTCTAAAGTAAAGAAGATGGAGGATAAGACGTGGACCAACGAGAAACAAGACAACGTCAAATGTGACTTAAAACATCCAGAATGTAAGGATGAGTTGGGAAGACCCGTCAAAGAGTATCCTGGCAAAAATCTCATCTACGAGAACTATGACGATAATTCAGTCGTGATCGATCTTTCTAAATACGATCTGGAACATATATCGATGTACAGTGACCCTAAGGTACAAGGGATCATGTCAATTTCTATTAAACTTAAGGAGAAACCCCCGACAGCGGTCGAGAATAAGCACGCACACCTTAGTCTTCAATTCGCAGACTCGGAGCGCGTGAAGACAGaagtacaaaaagaaatgaaagaaaattggCTGAAGTACATCCAAAATACTAACTCCAACGAGATATTTAAGAAGAGGAGTAAAAGTCCAGACACATTAATCGATTTGAATAAAGAGTTCGATTTGAAACCCTACTCGAGTAGCAGTGATGCGACATCTAAGGCTTACAAAATTGTCCATGAGAGCGAACATTCAATAGACCTGTCTTTTAAAAGCAGTAATACCTCCTTCCTCAGAGGCTTGGATCCAAAACCCTCATTTGAGAACGAAAACACATCGTGCTACATCATGTCTTTTAATAAGGAACCGACAAAATTTCAGCCCAAAAAGAAAGTTAGGCTTAAAGATTATAACGGTGTGTCGAAAAGATCTCCATCTCACTCTCCGACGAAGCAACCAGAATTATCAATCTTCGAGCAGCCAGCCCCTAGGGTTATCGATGAGAAATTCATATTGTTGCTTTTAGAAAACTTATCACTGCTATCTAAAAACATACCGAGCTTGCACAAggatataaacaatttatttatgaagttgAGAAAGAAACATGAGAAGATTTTGAAGAATTGTGGCAATATATACGGGTTGAGTCTTTTAGGCAAGATTTACAATGAGGATTCGGACAGTGGGGCTTGTAGGAAAGAAATTTCCACGCAATGGGATGTCGTCACCTGCTTTCCAGTAAGCGAAGAAGTTCCTATAACAAAGAAAGCAAAAAACACGTTTAGCTGTACCAATTTAAACCTTAAAGATGCGAACATAAGTGCGATAGATTTAAAGCTTGTGATGAATTCCGAAGTCCAGACAAAGAGTCAGTGTGATGAACTAATGATTTGCTACGATCGTGTGCCACCACCGTCCTTAGGCGACGCTTCCATCACTGGTAACGTGGTAAAAGTCCACTcgatacataaaattaaattaactgaagTAGATAAGAAAACGAATGAACATGCAACTGCTGCCCCAAATTGGATCCATAAGATTACTAAAGAATGTTCTATGACTACTCTGATCAAACGTGTACTAGATCCAGAAGCGAAAATCCCCTCCAGTACAAAAGCAACCTCAAGAGAATACATtatgaagaagaaaaagaattcGTCAAAATTACGACAGGATTTGATCAAAGAAATAGCGCTCTTATCGCCTTCGTTTAAGGTTTCTACTCAATCGCAGACTGATAGGCGGTTAATGCGTTTTGTTAGAGAGAAGTGGTTGGAAAAGGATTTTAAAGTGTATCAGTTGTTTCATAGTAAGAAATATAACGTTACGAGAGCGAGTTCCGCGACTGACTCGAACATCGAAGTGAACGCGAGTGATGAACTGAAGACCTTATATCGATGTTCTAGCGATCCTTCATACTGCTCTG GGCTGTTGAGCCCCACCGGCGGGCCCATCAGGGGCCCCCAAGCGGGGTTCGTGTCAGGCACCCCAGGAGGACGCCTCTCCGGCTGGATCATAG AGTCTGGTGGTCCTCTGGAGAACGCGTCCCGCGAGCTGGGCCAGGCGCAGCTGTCCGTGCAGCAGCTGCAGCGGCTGCTGGACGCGCTGGAGTTGCAGCAGCAGCTCCATCATGATACTGAT GTATCTCTGGAAGGCGCCTCCCCCAACGTAAAGAAGGACCGCCGCAAGTTCGGCCTGAGGAAGAAGAAATCGAACAGCAAGTGTGCCTCCGTCGAACTACAAGCTTCTCACATAGACCCGTCCAGTTCACATATG GCTTTGTCAGCGCTAACAGCGCCCCCCTCTCCCGGCGGCGGTGCGTCGTCAGTGCCCAACTCTGCCGCCTCCCTGCCCATAG CTTTTCTATCAACATTTCTGGCATCCACTTTAGTTC CGTGTGCAGCAGCTCGTCCCCAGTCGCTGCCTGGTGCTGAGACCCTGGCGACGGCTCCAGGACCTGCCTCCCTCACCAGTCTGACTCCTGACCATCAGCTCAGGGAAGATTTCACCGTGCTAGCTAAGGATCTAGTCGCTAATCTGAAGACTGTTGTGGCTACATTG GTATGTGAGCGTGGTCGTCTCCGAGCGGCAATGGACGCGGCGGAGACAGCTTCTACGCCGGGCGCCGTAATGGCAGCGTTACGGACGAACCTCACTACAGCACTACAACAGAATTCCG TGTTTCGAACAGAACTCCGCTCCCGGTTGTCGAGGATACACGACGCGTCCGACCTCGCCGAGATATCGTCTGTCGGACCTAACTCTGATGCT GTGAACAACCGTCAGTTCCAGCAGTCGCTGAGCTACAGCTCGTCGTGTGTGTCGGCGTCCGAGTTCTTCGACGCCGAGGAGCACGACTCCGACCACAAACCCGCCGAGATCATTGCCGCTGATGAG TCAGGAGTGATAGAGCTGGAAGGCGACTCCTCATCAGAAGCGGGTTCCTTGAGCAGCGAGGAAGGCTCGGCCAGCTCCGACAACTCTGACGGTGCGA TAGTGTCCGCGGAGCAGGTGACTTTGCGCGCGGAGCCCGGGCCGGCGGCGGGCTGGTCGCGGCGCACGCGCCTGCCGTCCCCGCGCCCCACGCCCGGCGGGCCCAGTCTCTGGAACCTGCTCTACAAGAACATCGGCAAGGATTTGAGTCAGATCTCCATGCCTGTTACTATTAATGAGCCGCTTAATATGCTGCAG CGACTATGCGAAGAACTAGAATACTCCGAGCTGCTAGATTCAGCAGCAGAATGCAAGAGTCCGATAGAGCGCATGGCGCTGATCGCCGCGTTCGCGGTGAGCGCGTACGCATCGTCCGCGCACCGCGCCGCCTCCAAACCGTTCAATCCTTTACTGGCCGAGACTTACGAGTGCGTGCGCGACGATAAAGGGTTCCGGTTTATTGCTGAACAG GTATCCCACCACCCCCCAATATCAGCGTGTCACGCAGAATCCTCGCGGTGGTGCTTCTGGCAGGAGGCGAGGATCAAGACCAAGTTCTGGGGCAAGTCCATGGAGTTCCAGCCCACCGGCCGAGTCCATGTCAAGCTGCTTACTACCGGAGACCATTATAGTTGGAATAAA GTGACGACATGCGTGCACAACCTGTTCGGCGGGCAGCGCTGGGTGGACCAGTACGGGGACATGCACATCGCGTGCCACGGGACCGACATCACCTGCAAACTCAACTTTATTAAG